A stretch of DNA from Fimbriimonadaceae bacterium:
CGATCACACAGGTGAGAATCCTGTGCGCCGAAAACCTAAGGTTTCTCCGTCTATGTTCGTCAGACGGAGGTTAGGCGGCACCTAAGGCGAGGCCAGAAGGCGTAGCCGATGGACAACGGGTAGAAATTCCCGTCCTTGGTATATCAGCGATGGAAAGACGCTTCTCGACGTTCCATCCCGCACCGTTGGTTGTTGCGGGCTACGTGAAGGCTGGGCCGGTTGAATAGACCGGCGGAAAGGTCGACACGGGGGAAGGGCGCTCTTCGGAGCAATCGAACTGGGACAGAGGGGGGCCGAGAAAATCTCCTCAGCGTTAATGATATATCGAGCCGTACTGCAAACCGACACAGGTAGGTGAGTCGAGGAGACTAAGGCGTTCGAGAGAACTCTCGTTAAGGAACTAGGCAAATGGGCCCCGTAACTTCGGGATAAGGGGCGCCCACTTCGGTGGGCCGCAGCGAAGCATCCCAGGCGACTGTTTACCAAAAACACAGGTCTCTGCTAAGACGAAAGTCGAGGTATAGGGGCTGACGCCTGCCCAATGCCCGTAGGTTAATCGGAGATGTCAGGGGTAACCCGAAGCATTGAAGTGAAGCCCGGGTGAATGGCGGCCGTAACTCTAACGGTCCTAAGGTAGCGAAATTCCTTGTCGGCTAAATACCGACCCGCATGAAAGGCGTAACGACTTGGGAACTGTCTCAACGAGAAGCTCGGTGAAAATGTAGCACCCGTGAAGATGCGGGTTAAACGTAGTAGGACGGAAAGACCCCGTGGAGCTTTACTACACCTTGAGATTGTGAATTGGCTATGCGTGTAGAGCGTAGGTGGGAGCTTCGGCACCAATGGAACACCACCCTCGTATAACTGGTTCACTAACCCAGGCCCTTATCGGGTCTGGAGACAATCTCAGGCGGGTAGTTTGACTGGGGCGGTCGCCTCCCAAAAGGTAACGGAGGCGTCTAAAGTTGCACTCAGGCTGGTTGGAAATCAGCCGTTGAGCGTATAGGTATAGAGTGCGATTGACTGCGAGACACACAGGTCGAGCAGGGACGAAAGTCGAGCTAAGTGACCCTCTGGTGGTGTGTGGGCACGCCAGGGTTCATCGGATAAAAGCTACCCCGGGGATAACAGGCTGATCTTGCCCGAGCGCTCACAGCGACGGCATGGTTTGGCACCTCGATGTCGGCTCGTCGTATCCTGGGGCTGTACAAGGTCCCAAGGGTTCCGGAGTTCACGGATTAAAACGGCACGCGAGCTGGGTTCAGAACGGCGTGAGCCAGTTCGGTCCCTATCCACTACGTTCGTAGGAAACTTGAGGGGAGTCGCTCTTAGTACGAGAGGACCGGAGTGAACTGACCTCTGGTGTACCAGTTGTGCCGCCAGGCGCAGACGCTGGGTAGCCACGTCGGGCAGGGATAAGCGCTGAAAGCATCTAAGCGCCAAGCCCACCCCAAGATTAGGTTTCCCATCAATTGAGTAAGGCCCCCGGAAGACTACCGGGTGATAGGTCGCAGGTGTAAAGGCAGTAATGTCAAAGCTAAGCGATACTAATTGGCCGAGGGCTTAAACAAAGCTCTTACGATTCAAGCTTGGTGCTTGAACCCCACTAAACCAGCATGTGGCTGCCAAAGCGCTTGGCGTCGCGGCGACAATCAGGCGAATAGGTTTCTATTCGGGTGACCATGGCGAGAGGGTCACACCCGTTCCCATCCCGAACACGGCAGTTAAGCCTCTCAGCGGCGGATGTACTTGGCCCGCAAGGGCCCGGGAGATAGGCACGTTGCCCGAGTAGATGATTTCAAAGAGCCCCCTCGAGGGGCTCTTTCCATTTGCAAGCCTCCCCGACTCCCGATTCCCGACTCCCGACTCCCGTTCTGGAAAAACCCCGTATTGTTGCTGGCCCCTCCGTTTGGCGAGAATACGTATTCTGGGTTACAATGGACCCAGAGGGCGAGGCGCCGGTACGTCGCGCGTCGCAAAGGAGAGTGGACATGAATCTGCGAACGATGCTCGTGCTCTCGGTGGTTGCCGCTTCAGGCGCCGTTCATGCCGAGTTTCATCTGGCTGGAGACTTCAACGGGTGGGATCCAAACGGTCCGCTCCTCAATGAGACCGGAAGCGGGACCGGGATCTTCACCGCAGACTTGAGCGGGCTCGGCGACACGGTGCGGCACGAGTTCAAAGTCACCGACGGGACCTGGAACGTCTCCTGGCCCGGCAGCGGAAACAGCTGGTTCTACTCGACGAGCGGCGGGGAGATTACGATCACCTACGACACCAACGTCTACGGAGACGGCTGGAGCGGGGACGGTGGCCGGATCGGCCTCAGCAACAACGTCTCCGCCTGGACGGCGGTCGGCGATTGGCAAGGCTGGGACAATGCGAACGCCGCCACGGCGATGGCGGACATGGGCGGTGGGATCTACAAGTTCACCGCTACGGGACTGAGCGCCGGCAGCCACTTCTACAAAGCCGTCAACACCGGCACGTGGGACGCGATCGGGGCCGACTACCGCAGCATCAATGCGGACAACCTCGAGTTCTTCACAGACGCCGCGAACCCCAATGTGGAGCTGTTCGTGAACGTCCAGGATGGGACCATTCGCGCGAATCCGGTTCCCGAGCCGGCGTCGATGGTGGCCCTCGCTCTGGGTGCCGGCGCCCTTCTCGCAAGGCGCCGACGAGCCTAACAGGGCACCCTTGAGCCCGGGGTCTCGCTGCTGCTCGACCCCGGGCCAACGTCCGCGACCTCTTTCACGGTCGTGTTTCGACACCCCGCTGGAGTCCGAGGGGGACAATTCCAACACACGGAGCCGCAAGCGATGAACCTGCCGCCCCTTCTTGGCTATGCGGAGGGGGGGCGAGACCGAGGGGTTCGTCCACCCTTAGGTGAAGGGGCTGACCTCGGCGGACCATGCCTCTGCCCGGCGAGCGTCCCCTTGGGGTAGAACGTGGGTATGCCTTTGCCAGTTGGAACCCGAGCCCCGTTGTTCACCCTCCGAAGCCTCCAGAACGGGGAGTTCAAGGACGTGTCGCTCGAGGACAACCTCGGACAGCGCAACACCGTGCTGCTGTTCTTCCCGGGCGCGTTCACCCCCCCGTGCACGGAGGAGATGTGCCTGGTGAACGACTGGCACCAGAAGGCCGCCGCGCTGGACGCCGTGGTCTGGGGCATCTCGTGCGACACCGCGTTTTCTCAGGCGGCGTGGGCCAAGCAGGAGAACATCTCGATTCCCCTGCTTGCGGACTACGCCAAAGAGGTGGCCACGCAGTACGACGTGCTGTTGCCAAGTCTGGCCGGCATGGGACCCTCCGCGGCTCGAGCGGCCTTCGTCGTCAATCGCCACGGGATCATCCGCTACGCCGAGCAGACCGAAACGCCCCTGACGATGCCGAACTTCGACGCCGTCAAAGCCGCCCTGGAGGGCGAGAGGGAGTAGCCCCGCGCCCGCGGGTCTCAGTCTGGAGAGGGGGGTGCCAGGGAACCCTTGGAGCCCAGGGTCCCGCCGCAGCTCGACCTCGGACATTCGTTTGCGACCTATCGAGGTCGTTGATTCTGCACCCTGTGGGCACCGACCGAGGATCTAGCGAGTCGGCTGCCTGAATCTGCGGCGCCTGGCGGTAGCCGCTAAGGCGAGGCAGGCAAGCGCCGTGGTGGCGGGTTCCGGAACCGGCGCGTGGACCCCCCGGATATCGTCCAGCCCAAATCCCTCGCCAGGCATCCCGGCAACCGTGCTCGTCGAGCGAAAGCGAACCGAGGTCGCCGACATTCCGCCGTCGAGGACGAAACCGGTGAATTCAGCCGCTCCTCCGGAGAGATCGTGGCTTCCAAGGAGCGTCGCGTCGTCGAAGACGTCGATGGTCGCCCCTTCGAGGGTCATCGCGTCCCAGGTGAGAAAGCTGAGCGCGGTGTGGCGCGTGAAAAACGTGAGGCGCACGTCGGTGCCCACACCTGCTTCGTGACCGTTTGTGAAGAGCGATGCGTGCTTGGTCCCGTTATTATCGGTGTAGACAAGAGGCGGGACATCGATAAAGTTGCGGAACGTGTTGCCGTCGAGGCTCTCTTGAGAGAAGGCGCCCGCGGCGGACGCCACCGGACTCGACGTGAACGAGAGATCGGTCGCAAATCCGTCAAAAGTCTCGAAGTAAGAAGGGGGGCCGGCGGCCGCACCCCAAAGCGCGGGATGATCGTACCAAGTGATGCCCGCGTGAGCGTGGGTTGCACACACGGCAATGGCCAAGAATAGGGTTCGCCTCATGGTCTCCTCTCAGGGTGGCCCCAATGGAAAGACACCCGTCCTCCCATCATAACGCAGAACTGTTGCTAATGACACTCGCAATGTTGCCAGGCGACCCTTGTCGATGCGGGATAATGGGCCATGAAGATCGGGATCTTTACCGCCCTCTTTGGGGACAAGTCGCTGACCGAAACACTCGATATCGTGCAGGCCGAAGGGATCGAGGCCGTCGAGTTCGGAGCCGGCGCCTATCCCGGGGCCGCCCACCTCGACGTCGAGAAGCTCCTCGAGAGTAAGTCCGCCCGCGAAAAACTCCTCGCCGAGGTGGCGAAGCGGGGGCTCTCGATCAGCGCGATCAGTTGCCATGGGAACCCCTTGCACCCCGACAATGCCGTGGCCGAGGAGCACCATCAAGCATTCAAGAACTCGGTAAAGCTCGCGCACCTCTTGGGAGTGGAGTGCGTCAACGGCTTCAGCGGCTGCCCGGGGGACGGCCCGAAGGCGAAGAACCCCAACTGGGTGACCTGTGCTTGGCCCGACGAGTTCCGAGACATTCTGGACTGGCAGTGGAAGAAGAAGGTGATCCCCTACTGGCGCGAGCAGGCGGCTTTCCTGAAGGAGCACAAGGTCAAGTTCTGCATCGAGATGCACCCGGGGTTCGTCTGCTACTCGAACGACACCCTGCTCAAACTGCGCAACGGCGTGGGGAAGAACGGCGATGCGATCGGCGCCAACTTCGACCCCTCGCACCTTTGGTGGCAAGGCATCGATCCCATCGCCGCCGTTCGGGAACTGGGTGCCGAAGGGGCCCTCTACCACGTCCACGCCAAGGACACGCGCATCGATCCCTACAACTCCGCGCGCAACGGAAACCTCGACACCAAGTCCTATGGGGACATCCTGAACCGGTCTTGGGTGTTCCGCAGCGTGGGCTACGGGCACACGCTGGGGTGGTGGAAGGACTTCGTCTCGAACCTGCGCATGGCGGGCTACGACCACGTGCTCAGCATCGAGCACGAGGATGGGCTCATGTCCCCGATGGAAGGCCTCCGCAAAGCGGTCCA
This window harbors:
- a CDS encoding PEP-CTERM sorting domain-containing protein (PEP-CTERM proteins occur, often in large numbers, in the proteomes of bacteria that also encode an exosortase, a predicted intramembrane cysteine proteinase. The presence of a PEP-CTERM domain at a protein's C-terminus predicts cleavage within the sorting domain, followed by covalent anchoring to some some component of the (usually Gram-negative) cell surface. Many PEP-CTERM proteins exhibit an unusual sequence composition that includes large numbers of potential glycosylation sites. Expression of one such protein has been shown restore the ability of a bacterium to form floc, a type of biofilm.) gives rise to the protein MNLRTMLVLSVVAASGAVHAEFHLAGDFNGWDPNGPLLNETGSGTGIFTADLSGLGDTVRHEFKVTDGTWNVSWPGSGNSWFYSTSGGEITITYDTNVYGDGWSGDGGRIGLSNNVSAWTAVGDWQGWDNANAATAMADMGGGIYKFTATGLSAGSHFYKAVNTGTWDAIGADYRSINADNLEFFTDAANPNVELFVNVQDGTIRANPVPEPASMVALALGAGALLARRRRA
- a CDS encoding redoxin domain-containing protein, whose product is MFTLRSLQNGEFKDVSLEDNLGQRNTVLLFFPGAFTPPCTEEMCLVNDWHQKAAALDAVVWGISCDTAFSQAAWAKQENISIPLLADYAKEVATQYDVLLPSLAGMGPSAARAAFVVNRHGIIRYAEQTETPLTMPNFDAVKAALEGERE
- a CDS encoding PEP-CTERM sorting domain-containing protein, translated to MRRTLFLAIAVCATHAHAGITWYDHPALWGAAAGPPSYFETFDGFATDLSFTSSPVASAAGAFSQESLDGNTFRNFIDVPPLVYTDNNGTKHASLFTNGHEAGVGTDVRLTFFTRHTALSFLTWDAMTLEGATIDVFDDATLLGSHDLSGGAAEFTGFVLDGGMSATSVRFRSTSTVAGMPGEGFGLDDIRGVHAPVPEPATTALACLALAATARRRRFRQPTR
- a CDS encoding sugar phosphate isomerase/epimerase, giving the protein MKIGIFTALFGDKSLTETLDIVQAEGIEAVEFGAGAYPGAAHLDVEKLLESKSAREKLLAEVAKRGLSISAISCHGNPLHPDNAVAEEHHQAFKNSVKLAHLLGVECVNGFSGCPGDGPKAKNPNWVTCAWPDEFRDILDWQWKKKVIPYWREQAAFLKEHKVKFCIEMHPGFVCYSNDTLLKLRNGVGKNGDAIGANFDPSHLWWQGIDPIAAVRELGAEGALYHVHAKDTRIDPYNSARNGNLDTKSYGDILNRSWVFRSVGYGHTLGWWKDFVSNLRMAGYDHVLSIEHEDGLMSPMEGLRKAVQVLKASVISEPAGPMFWAAD